The proteins below are encoded in one region of Diorhabda carinulata isolate Delta chromosome 3, icDioCari1.1, whole genome shotgun sequence:
- the LOC130891085 gene encoding uroporphyrinogen-III synthase-like codes for MSPKHLEVNTVLLLKTQIKEQSVDKYEQLLVANGFAVKQVNTLVFQYKNLELLTKKLNCSDCYSGIIFSSPRCVQAVYLAYQNSQADISSWKLKKNFAVGAATSKEALEKLGLECKGQESGSAENLLNFILKENCSYKMPFLYPHGNLKRDTFSGLKGTNEITVESVLAYDTINNPNILDEMREATDNFTLIPEYVIFFSPSGVHSTLEHLRKVENFTISKLIPIGPTTELSMKEANLPVFGVAQHPSPQGVLDIILSKSRSH; via the exons ATGAGTCCTAAACATCTCGAAGTAAACactgttttattattaaaaacacaaattaaGGAACAATCTGTAGATAAATATGAGCAACTTTTAGTGGCAAATGGTTTTGCAGTTAAACAAGTGAACACATTAGTTTTCCAATACAAAAATCTTGAATTGTTGACGAAAAAACTTAATTGTAGTGATTGTTACTCAGGAATTATATTTTCTAGTCCTCGATGTGTGCAAGCAGTATATTTAGCTTATCAAAATTCACAGGCCGATATTTCCTcatggaaattgaaaaagaattttgcTGTAGGTGCAGCAACCTCCAAGGAAGCTTTAGAAAAATTAGGATTAGAATGTAAAGGACAGGAATCTGGTAGTGCAGAAAAccttcttaattttattttgaaag AAAATTGTTCATATAAAATGCCATTCTTGTACCCTCATGGAAATTTAAAGAGGGACACATTCAGCGGACTGAAAGGAACAAATGAAATAACAGTTGAGAGCGTTTTGGCTTATGATACAATTAACAATCCGAATATTTTGGATGAGATGAGAGAAGCTACTGATAATTTCACACTAATTCCagaatatgtaatattttttagtcCCTCAGGTGTACACAGCACATTAGAGCATCTTAGAAAAGTTGAGAATTTTACTATTTCTAAA ttaataCCTATTGGTCCTACAACTGAATTATCTATGAAAGAAGCAAATCTTCCTGTCTTTGGTGTTGCACAGCATCCAAGTCCACAAGGTGTACTGGACATTATTTTGTCAAAGTCAAGATCTCATTAA